One segment of Neobacillus endophyticus DNA contains the following:
- a CDS encoding class I SAM-dependent methyltransferase, with protein sequence MDLDHNKGSLTALVSCFARGYHAFMSKQPVFDDYAANSILSEEEKRFIASNWGNAIEFFDPEKSKSLKTFEEKLEWVMNTQTIPQLVSRARYTEDGLMAAVGRGVRQYVILGAGFDTFALRQQNLPDDFIIFEVDHPATQAFKRNRLQETGMTIPEHVKFVSVDFKQDSLRDELKKNGFDEQKYSYFSLLGVVMYLEKEDFYKLLSTVSDLSPNGSSFIFDYLDNAAFNEKLASKRISQMRQITARTGEPIITGFDPLELDLELQNYNMLIYENLSPINIEELYFSNRDDGLHAFDHFHFAHLAVNKQKLGND encoded by the coding sequence ATGGATTTGGATCATAATAAGGGGAGTTTAACGGCTTTGGTCAGCTGTTTTGCCAGAGGGTATCATGCTTTTATGAGTAAGCAGCCTGTTTTTGATGATTATGCGGCCAATTCGATTTTATCTGAGGAGGAAAAGCGATTCATTGCTTCAAATTGGGGCAATGCAATTGAATTTTTTGATCCGGAGAAAAGCAAATCATTAAAAACTTTTGAAGAAAAGTTGGAGTGGGTTATGAATACCCAAACGATTCCTCAGCTTGTCAGCAGGGCTAGATACACAGAGGATGGTCTTATGGCTGCTGTTGGACGGGGAGTAAGGCAATATGTCATTTTAGGAGCCGGGTTTGATACCTTTGCTTTAAGGCAGCAGAATCTGCCGGATGACTTTATTATCTTCGAAGTCGATCACCCAGCAACACAGGCATTCAAACGTAATCGGCTGCAGGAAACGGGAATGACTATTCCAGAACATGTAAAATTTGTCTCTGTAGATTTTAAACAGGATTCGCTTAGAGACGAGCTGAAAAAGAACGGCTTTGATGAACAAAAATATAGCTATTTCAGTCTTCTTGGTGTAGTGATGTATTTAGAGAAAGAGGATTTTTATAAGCTTCTATCAACCGTTTCAGACCTGTCTCCAAACGGAAGCTCGTTCATTTTTGATTATCTCGATAACGCGGCTTTTAATGAAAAACTTGCCTCCAAAAGAATAAGCCAAATGCGACAAATTACGGCGCGGACTGGTGAACCGATCATCACTGGCTTTGACCCGCTTGAACTTGATTTAGAACTGCAGAATTACAATATGCTTATATATGAAAACCTTTCCCCTATAAATATAGAAGAATTATACTTTTCCAACAGAGATGATGGATTACATGCTTTTGACCATTTCCATTTTGCCCATCTTGCTGTGAATAAACAAAAATTAGGAAACGACTAA
- a CDS encoding YhgE/Pip domain-containing protein, which yields MKIFASLKSEFIRIISTRKLLIAIIGVMTIPVLYSGTYLWAFWDPYAHLDRMPVAIVNNDQGVEYNGKQLTIGQELVKNLKKKKTFNWEFVSASKAKQGMKSQDYYLEIEIPKDFSTNATTLQSDNPKKLELIYTVNEGYNYLSSKIGDSAIEKIKEEVANSVTKTYAESMFDNIKDVAKGLNKASNGAGELYNGIISAKEGAGSLASGLATANIGAGKLTDGAKSVDTGAKTIEKNLEVLAGKSVTFSQGIVSASTGSQQVQGGLQQFSSGLTQMKDANTKLLAGATQAEAGTKQLSDGLASATANFPKLQNGSKQIADGASQLSASMDKWKSGADQTKAGADSVSLGLQKVVDQVGSMEGNATDPTEKAELAALKDTLTQLSLGSQQVSSGVGDLASSAAHLKQGSDSLATGAWQLNQGQAQFIDGINQLSVGSKKLLDGQDQLKQGIALFGTKLDEAQKGFGQIETGSSSLTSGLGQLASGSTLLKDGVSKLAQGSQQLTAGTTQLYEGENDLKSGMTRLTNGSGDLTSGMTKLSNGSKELSNQLHNGAKDASDVKANNNVYNMFAKPVNVKDNRMNHVPTYGTGMAPYFLSLSLFVGALMLSVIFPMFEPASEPKSGFGWFAGKAGVILAVGIGQALLADVVLLLGLGLEVKSVPYFVILSIFTSWTFLAIIQFLVTVLDNPGRFLAVIILILQLTGSAGTYPIELGPKFLQDITHYLPMTYAISGFRAVISSGDFGLMWENIGHIAIFFVSFLAATLTFFIVKFKRKVQLQIQ from the coding sequence ATGAAAATTTTCGCATCTTTGAAAAGCGAGTTTATACGAATAATCAGTACACGAAAATTGCTGATTGCCATCATTGGTGTAATGACCATTCCGGTGCTTTACAGCGGAACATACTTATGGGCCTTTTGGGATCCATATGCCCATCTGGATCGAATGCCTGTGGCGATCGTCAATAATGACCAAGGTGTTGAGTACAATGGAAAGCAGTTAACGATTGGTCAAGAGTTAGTCAAAAACCTGAAGAAGAAAAAAACTTTTAATTGGGAATTTGTCAGTGCAAGCAAGGCGAAACAAGGAATGAAGTCTCAAGATTATTATTTGGAGATTGAAATTCCAAAGGATTTTTCAACAAATGCAACAACATTGCAAAGTGATAATCCGAAAAAATTAGAATTGATATATACAGTAAACGAGGGTTATAACTATTTGTCTTCGAAAATCGGCGATTCAGCAATTGAGAAGATTAAAGAAGAAGTGGCGAACTCGGTGACGAAAACATATGCGGAATCGATGTTTGACAATATAAAAGATGTTGCAAAAGGTTTAAATAAGGCAAGTAATGGTGCTGGAGAACTTTATAACGGAATAATCAGTGCCAAAGAAGGTGCAGGAAGTTTAGCATCAGGACTTGCAACTGCCAATATCGGAGCAGGGAAATTAACCGATGGAGCCAAATCTGTTGATACTGGGGCTAAAACAATCGAGAAAAATCTTGAAGTGTTAGCGGGAAAATCAGTAACCTTTTCCCAAGGCATCGTTTCCGCATCGACTGGCTCACAGCAGGTGCAAGGCGGATTGCAGCAATTCAGTTCTGGTCTCACACAAATGAAGGATGCTAACACGAAACTGCTCGCAGGAGCCACCCAGGCAGAAGCAGGTACCAAGCAATTATCTGATGGATTAGCTTCTGCTACGGCTAATTTTCCCAAACTTCAAAATGGGTCAAAACAGATTGCAGACGGTGCTTCTCAACTTTCAGCTTCCATGGATAAATGGAAATCTGGAGCTGACCAAACGAAGGCAGGTGCTGATTCCGTAAGCTTAGGGCTGCAAAAGGTGGTTGACCAAGTAGGAAGCATGGAGGGAAATGCAACAGACCCAACTGAAAAGGCTGAATTGGCAGCTTTGAAGGACACCCTGACACAATTATCGCTAGGCAGCCAGCAGGTTTCTTCTGGAGTTGGAGATTTAGCAAGCAGTGCCGCACACCTAAAACAAGGATCTGATTCTTTGGCAACAGGTGCGTGGCAGCTGAATCAAGGGCAAGCGCAATTCATTGATGGAATCAATCAATTATCAGTTGGTTCGAAAAAGTTATTGGATGGTCAAGATCAATTAAAGCAAGGAATCGCTCTTTTTGGAACGAAACTGGATGAGGCCCAAAAAGGGTTTGGCCAAATAGAAACCGGCAGCAGCAGCCTTACTTCAGGATTAGGTCAATTAGCGTCAGGTTCTACTCTTTTAAAGGATGGGGTAAGTAAGCTAGCACAAGGCTCGCAGCAGTTAACAGCGGGCACCACTCAGCTTTATGAAGGTGAAAATGATTTAAAAAGCGGAATGACCCGTTTAACAAATGGTTCAGGGGATTTAACCAGCGGGATGACAAAGCTGTCAAATGGCTCAAAGGAATTGAGTAATCAATTGCATAACGGGGCAAAAGATGCCAGTGATGTCAAAGCAAATAACAATGTGTACAATATGTTTGCCAAGCCGGTAAATGTTAAGGATAACAGGATGAATCATGTCCCAACCTACGGCACTGGAATGGCACCGTATTTCTTATCGTTAAGTCTATTTGTTGGTGCGCTCATGTTATCCGTTATTTTTCCAATGTTTGAGCCTGCTTCAGAACCAAAGAGCGGATTTGGGTGGTTTGCTGGAAAAGCAGGTGTGATTTTGGCAGTTGGAATTGGCCAGGCGCTGTTGGCGGATGTCGTATTGCTGCTGGGTCTTGGGCTTGAAGTGAAGAGTGTTCCCTATTTTGTGATCCTAAGTATCTTTACAAGCTGGACGTTCTTGGCGATTATTCAATTCCTAGTAACGGTCCTTGATAATCCAGGACGTTTCCTAGCAGTTATTATTTTAATTTTGCAGTTAACTGGCAGTGCAGGAACTTATCCGATTGAACTTGGTCCGAAGTTCTTGCAGGATATTACACATTACTTGCCAATGACTTATGCGATATCCGGTTTCAGAGCTGTTATTTCAAGCGGAGACTTTGGCTTAATGTGGGAGAATATCGGGCATATAGCTATCTTCTTTGTCTCATTTCTGGCAGCCACATTAACATTCTTTATCGTGAAGTTCAAGCGTAAAGTTCAGCTGCAGATTCAATAG
- a CDS encoding TetR/AcrR family transcriptional regulator, with translation MAADRRKMIIEAAAKSFSLFGYKATTMDQVAKLAGVGKGTIYTFFKNKEELFAEIVTSLVQEMKAEAEAVIQPDLPFTENVHRALYRLLGFRSQHQLMIKLIQEEREMGTLTVSEMLQHIENEIIAYVKQKIEGAIAKGAIPKVDLEITSFLLFKMYIALVSDWEKNHEALSSERIAEIMKVFLLKGLSL, from the coding sequence ATGGCAGCGGATCGAAGAAAGATGATTATAGAAGCGGCTGCAAAGTCCTTCTCGTTGTTTGGATATAAGGCAACAACAATGGATCAAGTGGCAAAACTTGCTGGTGTAGGTAAAGGAACAATTTATACCTTTTTTAAGAATAAGGAAGAGTTGTTTGCCGAAATCGTGACCTCGTTAGTACAGGAAATGAAGGCTGAAGCAGAGGCAGTCATTCAGCCGGACTTGCCATTTACAGAGAATGTCCATCGCGCCTTATACCGATTATTAGGGTTTCGCTCCCAGCATCAGCTAATGATTAAGCTGATCCAGGAAGAGAGAGAGATGGGGACATTAACTGTTTCAGAAATGCTGCAGCACATCGAGAATGAGATAATTGCCTATGTCAAACAGAAAATTGAAGGTGCGATTGCTAAAGGAGCCATCCCTAAGGTGGATCTGGAAATTACCAGCTTTTTGCTTTTCAAAATGTACATTGCCCTAGTTTCTGACTGGGAAAAAAATCATGAAGCACTAAGTTCTGAACGAATCGCAGAAATCATGAAAGTGTTCTTATTAAAGGGTCTTTCACTATAA
- a CDS encoding FAD-binding oxidoreductase: MNLYAELLGIVGDHERVSVNGTVLEQHSKGIAYHAPHLPDVVVFPVSREEVVKIVSFANLHSIPIVPFGAGSSLEGQIIPVSGGISLNFTLMNQIVALRPDDFIAVVQPGVTRNQLNQALKKFGLFFPTDPGADATIGGMAATNASGTNSVKYGVMRDQVLGLELVLADGAIIRTGGYACKSSAGYNLTGLFVGSEGTLGVFTEIILKLQGIPEVTSDVKVTFPTIEDAGKAATLLLKAGLPIGKIELVDDQTIKAVNAYKGTFFREEPTLFMEFSGSEPDVDNSIAIVQEIVEDEQCVSFEFENDSLKRAQLWEARHQAALAVIAANPGKGHMVTDVCVPLADLVNALIYTRKTVDKYDIDAVVFGHVGDGNYHAVFSVDPRDEEYMEKVKNAHREIVEFALSKGGTCTGEHGIGIGKKSFLIEEHGDSLRIMKGIKAQLDPNNILNPGKVFDSVPVKY, from the coding sequence TTGAATTTGTATGCGGAGTTGTTGGGGATTGTTGGGGATCATGAACGGGTTTCGGTGAATGGGACGGTTTTGGAGCAGCATAGTAAGGGGATTGCGTATCATGCACCGCATTTGCCGGATGTGGTGGTTTTTCCGGTTTCAAGGGAGGAGGTGGTGAAGATTGTCAGTTTTGCTAATCTGCATTCAATCCCCATTGTTCCATTTGGCGCTGGATCTAGTTTGGAGGGGCAAATTATTCCGGTAAGCGGTGGAATAAGTCTTAATTTCACGTTGATGAATCAGATTGTTGCATTACGGCCAGATGATTTTATTGCTGTTGTGCAGCCTGGAGTAACAAGAAATCAATTGAATCAGGCATTAAAGAAATTCGGGCTATTTTTTCCTACTGACCCTGGTGCAGATGCTACAATCGGCGGAATGGCAGCCACAAATGCAAGCGGCACGAATAGTGTGAAATACGGTGTAATGCGTGATCAGGTACTGGGCTTGGAGCTTGTGCTGGCAGATGGGGCCATTATTCGAACAGGCGGGTATGCATGTAAATCTTCTGCTGGTTATAATTTGACAGGACTGTTTGTCGGCTCCGAAGGAACTTTGGGTGTGTTTACAGAGATTATCCTGAAATTGCAGGGAATCCCTGAGGTTACTTCAGATGTAAAGGTAACCTTTCCAACGATTGAGGATGCTGGAAAAGCAGCAACCCTATTATTAAAAGCTGGCCTGCCAATAGGGAAAATTGAATTAGTCGATGATCAAACCATTAAAGCGGTGAATGCTTATAAAGGCACTTTCTTTCGTGAAGAACCAACCCTGTTTATGGAATTTAGCGGAAGTGAACCAGATGTGGACAATAGTATAGCGATTGTTCAAGAGATTGTGGAAGATGAACAGTGTGTATCTTTTGAATTTGAAAATGATTCGCTAAAAAGAGCTCAATTATGGGAAGCACGTCATCAGGCTGCACTTGCCGTCATCGCCGCAAATCCTGGAAAAGGGCACATGGTAACAGACGTCTGCGTTCCCCTTGCTGATTTAGTGAATGCATTAATTTATACAAGAAAAACAGTGGATAAATATGATATTGATGCTGTGGTATTCGGCCATGTAGGTGATGGAAATTATCATGCTGTCTTTTCAGTTGATCCCCGTGATGAAGAGTACATGGAGAAGGTGAAGAATGCTCATCGGGAAATTGTTGAATTTGCCTTATCTAAAGGCGGAACATGTACGGGAGAGCATGGAATTGGGATAGGAAAGAAATCTTTCTTGATTGAAGAACACGGAGACTCTCTGCGTATCATGAAGGGAATCAAGGCTCAGCTTGATCCTAATAACATATTAAATCCAGGAAAAGTTTTTGACAGTGTCCCTGTTAAATATTAA
- a CDS encoding alpha/beta-type small acid-soluble spore protein: protein MAGRNKILVPEARAGLDQLKAKVVHSSNPEQAKFEAAQEVGVPLKKGYNGQLTSEQAGKVGGRLGGNMVRELVKMAQENLKNRQK from the coding sequence ATGGCTGGAAGAAACAAAATTCTTGTTCCGGAAGCAAGAGCAGGGTTGGACCAATTAAAAGCGAAAGTGGTCCATTCTTCAAATCCTGAGCAGGCAAAATTCGAGGCGGCCCAAGAGGTTGGTGTTCCACTAAAAAAGGGATACAACGGACAGCTGACCTCCGAACAAGCAGGTAAAGTCGGAGGTAGACTGGGAGGAAACATGGTTCGCGAACTTGTTAAAATGGCCCAGGAGAATTTGAAAAACAGGCAAAAATGA